AAAGGCGCTCCGACTGCGGTACGCGCAGTGAAGGAAGCGTGCGATAAGCGTAAGGCAGCCCACCAGCCTATGCCAGTCTTCGTACTCGGGGGAGTCACCCTCTCGAATGCAGCAAACTGCCTCAAGGCCGGTGCACGCGGTGTGGCAGGAATTCGGGTATTCCAGAATGGAAATATGTCCGAGACAGTGGCTCGGCTGCGCAAGCTGGGGGAGGAGCTGCACTCCTAATCCTCGCTACTTGGCGTTTCGTCCCACATGCTCCGGAGTAAGAAAGTTTTTAACGCTTCGCTAACGCGCGCAGGATTATACTTTCGCGCCATGACAACGACAGCCACATTCAAACCAGGTTCTTTCTGCTGGATGGAACTCGGAACTACCGACCAGAAAGCCGCTAAGAAGTTCTACATGCACCTTTTCGGCTGGACCGTCGATGACGCGCCCATGGGGCCAGACGAATTCTATTCAATGTTTAAACTCGATGGAAAAGATGCCGCCGCTGCCTACACGCTGCGCAAAGATCAGCGCGAACACGGCGTCCCACCGCATTGGATGATCTACATTGCCTCAGATAACGTGGACGAATCTGCCCAGCGCGCGAGCGCCTTGGGCGGAAAAGTCATCGCGCAGCCATTTGATGTCATGGACGTCGGGCGGATGGCGGTGGTGCAGGATCCAACTGGCGCCACGTTCTGCATCTGGCAAGACAAAAGACCCCGTCCCGCGGGCGCCAGAAACACCAACGGCGCATTCTGCTGGGCCGACCTCAACACTCCTGACGTAGCACGCGCCAGTGAGTTCTACACCAAGCTGTTCGGATGGAAGCTGGAGAAGGATGAAAAAGATCCTTCCGGCTATCTGCATATCAAAAATGGTGAGGATTACATCGGTGGAATTCCACCTGCGGAACACAGCAATCCGAATGTTCCGCCGCACTGGCTTCTCTACTTTGAGACCACCAACTGCGATGCCACTGTCGACAAAGCAAAGCAGACCGGCGCTAATGTGCTTTTCGGTCCGGTTTCAATGGAGAACGTAGGAAGATTTGCAGTGCTCACGGATCCACAGGGCGCAGCATTCTCAGTATTCCAGAGTGCGCGCAAAGCTAAGGTTGCGTGAGGCGCTAGTTTCAGAATGGGAAGAGCGGCCGAAAGGCCGCCCTTTTTTATTTTTGCGCTTGGGCGGGACCTACCTTATCGCTTTTATCCTGAGGCCCTCTTTTGGCCGAAGGATCTCCCGGAATGCTTCACACTTGAGTGGCCTTGGTTTGGCTTTTGGCCCGAACTCTCGTGAAAAGCCAGGAGGGAGCGATTAAGTCTGAAACATGGCGGGAGGTCCTTCGGCCAAAAGAAGGCCTCAGGATCACAAATTGTGCTATGCGCTGATTGTGATCGTTGTTTTAAGACGGGCTGTCTGCCGAAACTTCCAAGCTACCAGCTTCCGGAGACGCTGCTGCAGCCTGCGTTTCGGCTGTGACTTTCGCCTTCTTTGTCTTTTTCTTGTCAGGCTCAGGCGGAGGCGGTTCGTGGGCTGGATCGTAAAAAAGGATTCGTCCGCAGCTGTCGCAGGTCAGGATTTCGGTTCCCGCCTTTATCTCATTCCATTTTTGCGGACGCAGTAGAACGTAACATGCAGTGCAACGCTGTTCACGAGCTTCGGCAAGGGCGGTCTTGCGAGCTTTGAGAACCCGATCGTAAAGCGATAATAAATCTTCGTTGACGCCAGACCGAAGTCCGCCGCGCTCGCCCTGGAGCTCCTTCAGCCGCGCCTCATCCTTCGAGGTGAGCGCTCGCGCTTCTTCCTTTTCTCTGTCAACCTGCGCAGACTGGGTTTTCAGTTCCGTTTCCGAAGCTTTCACCTGGCGATCGAACAGCTCGCCGCCTTCCATGATCTCGAGGACCTTGTCTTCAGCTTTGCGGATCTCCGCTTGCGCGAATTCGATCTCGTGCATCAGGGCTTTATATTGCTCGTTGGTTTTTACGTCGAGCGACTGGTCGCGAAATTTGCCGATCTTTTGCTGGTACGACTGGATGTCAGACTCCAGGCTGCGCCGCTTTTGCTCCTGAGATTTCATCGCGGTCTTTGCCTGTTCGACCTTGGCTTTTGCGTCAGAGAGCTGGTGTTCGATGTCGGCAACTCGTTTGGGAAGCGCGGCCACTTCGGCGGACAGGCGTCCTATCTCGCGATCTACCTGCTCAAGTTTTATAAGCCTTTCAAGATCGGCATTCATGAATGGATAATTTGATTCTAACAGGCTGGCAGCGGATTCTGCGACCTAGAACAATGCGTAACGCATGTAGATCAATCCAGCGGCGGCGGTGCCGCCAGCGGCGGCTCCCAGCCAGAAGTTCTGC
Above is a genomic segment from Acidobacteriota bacterium containing:
- a CDS encoding VOC family protein; amino-acid sequence: MLRSKKVFNASLTRAGLYFRAMTTTATFKPGSFCWMELGTTDQKAAKKFYMHLFGWTVDDAPMGPDEFYSMFKLDGKDAAAAYTLRKDQREHGVPPHWMIYIASDNVDESAQRASALGGKVIAQPFDVMDVGRMAVVQDPTGATFCIWQDKRPRPAGARNTNGAFCWADLNTPDVARASEFYTKLFGWKLEKDEKDPSGYLHIKNGEDYIGGIPPAEHSNPNVPPHWLLYFETTNCDATVDKAKQTGANVLFGPVSMENVGRFAVLTDPQGAAFSVFQSARKAKVA